From Aedes albopictus strain Foshan chromosome 1, AalbF5, whole genome shotgun sequence, one genomic window encodes:
- the LOC134290927 gene encoding uncharacterized protein LOC134290927: MHLPRTPTDEVLRNGLIEVENIINSRPLTYVPIDNSESEALTPNHFLLGSSGGTKPLVPYDDSPATLVNSWKTSQIFANMFWRRWLREYLPSITRRTKWHYPVKPIQIGDVVIVVDPDLPRNSWPKGRVVNVSQKNGQVRSATVRTSANIYERPAVRLAVLDVGATGSTQESGSCVPGGLLRNLRMRLRYQRTST; encoded by the coding sequence ATGCATCTGCCAAGGACTCCAACTGATGAAGTTCTACGAAACGGGTTAATCGAAGTAGAAAACATTATCAATTCACGTCCCCTCACCTACGTCCCTATCGATAACTCCGAAAGCGAGGCACTAACGCCTAATCATTTCTTGTTAGGCTCCTCTGGAGGCACGAAACCACTAGTGCCTTACGACGATAGCCCCGCTACGCTGGTTAATAGTTGGAAAACCTCTCAAATTTTCGCCAATATGTTTTGGAGGCGGTGGCTCCGAGAGTATCTGCCGTCGATCACTCGCCGAACCAAATGGCACTACCCGGTGAAACCAATCCAGATTGGAGATGTGGTGATAGTTGTCGATCCCGATCTACCAAGGAACTCATGGCCTAAGGGTCGTGTCGTCAACGTCAGCCAGAAAAATGGACAGGTGCGAAGCGCAACGGTGAGGACCTCGGCAAACATCTACGAACGACCAGCAGTGAGACTAGCGGTTCTAGACGTCGGCGCAACCGGAAGTACGCAGGAATCTGGATCCTGTGTACCGGGGGGACTGTTACGCAATCTGCGAATGCGCCTCCGCTACCAACGAACCTCCACCTAG